In Verrucomicrobiia bacterium, a genomic segment contains:
- the dapF gene encoding diaminopimelate epimerase — MGLKFVKMSGAGNDFVVADNRDGGFRPDRANVTHICDRRFGVGADGLLLVEPSTSADFSMRYYNADGSEAEMCGNGARCIARFYSERCDTTRRELKFETRAGLIEATVSGSHVRLTMSEPHDLQLRKKIQLKGGSREYHFINTGVPHAVFFTDNADREMVQDVGAEVRHHKDFAPRGTNVDWVQPLGGGAIRVRTYERGVEAETLACGTGVVASGIVAHLVHGVPLPVKVTVQSGRVLEVNFSRENGRFGSVTLAGPAEYAFEGTLL, encoded by the coding sequence ATGGGGCTTAAATTCGTAAAAATGAGCGGGGCGGGGAACGATTTTGTCGTTGCGGACAACCGCGATGGCGGCTTTCGGCCTGACCGGGCAAACGTGACGCATATTTGTGACCGACGTTTTGGGGTGGGGGCCGATGGGCTCTTGCTGGTCGAACCGTCAACGTCCGCCGATTTCTCCATGCGTTACTACAACGCGGACGGCAGCGAGGCGGAGATGTGCGGTAATGGAGCGCGCTGCATTGCGCGTTTCTACAGCGAGCGCTGCGACACAACCCGGCGCGAACTCAAGTTCGAGACCCGCGCGGGCCTTATCGAAGCGACCGTCAGCGGTTCGCACGTCCGCCTGACGATGAGCGAACCGCACGATCTACAGCTTCGCAAAAAGATTCAACTCAAAGGCGGATCGCGCGAGTACCATTTTATTAACACGGGAGTTCCGCACGCGGTATTTTTCACGGACAATGCTGATCGCGAGATGGTGCAGGATGTCGGGGCGGAAGTACGCCACCATAAAGACTTCGCCCCGCGCGGGACGAATGTGGATTGGGTGCAGCCACTCGGCGGCGGCGCGATCCGTGTGCGCACGTACGAGCGCGGTGTGGAAGCTGAGACCCTGGCTTGTGGGACGGGCGTGGTAGCTTCGGGAATCGTGGCGCATCTTGTGCATGGGGTACCATTGCCCGTTAAGGTGACGGTGCAAAGCGGGCGAGTTTTGGAAGTGAATTTCTCGCGTGAAAACGGGCGATTTGGCAGCGTAACTCTCGCTGGCCCCGCCGAGTACGCGTTTGAGGGGACGCTGCTCTAA
- a CDS encoding metallophosphoesterase family protein, producing MRYLVFGDVHGNVLALDTVLEAGRARGTEGYLFVGDLVGYGPNPLECIERLLPLAECGSLAWVLGNHEMAVRGDVEPTGYSDEALQTLEWTKKLLETNPPAKNFLASGHLTSVANDLIWLAHDSLADPGSGGYHRWPRNAKSELACLRHEQGRVCFYGHTHKMRAEMTKGATPVMLVPMTAHETDGIDPHPLHLEPRDMAWVGTGSVGFPTNAQRRPEFLILDVTNDNDWRIEKYEVAYNREQARERVRAGLGGECSKEVAERIARWL from the coding sequence GAGGCCGGCCGTGCCCGTGGCACCGAAGGCTATCTCTTTGTCGGGGACCTGGTCGGTTACGGCCCGAATCCGCTGGAGTGCATTGAACGTCTGTTGCCGTTGGCGGAGTGCGGCAGCCTGGCGTGGGTGTTGGGGAACCATGAGATGGCGGTCCGCGGGGATGTCGAGCCGACGGGTTACAGCGACGAAGCCCTCCAGACGCTCGAATGGACGAAAAAACTGCTCGAGACCAACCCGCCGGCCAAAAATTTCCTGGCGTCAGGCCACCTGACCTCGGTTGCGAATGACTTGATCTGGTTGGCGCATGATTCGCTGGCGGATCCGGGCAGCGGGGGTTATCACCGCTGGCCGAGGAATGCGAAAAGTGAGTTGGCCTGCTTGCGGCACGAGCAGGGGCGCGTCTGCTTCTACGGGCATACGCACAAGATGCGGGCGGAAATGACCAAAGGAGCGACGCCTGTCATGCTGGTGCCAATGACCGCACACGAAACCGACGGGATCGATCCGCATCCGCTCCATCTGGAGCCGAGAGACATGGCGTGGGTCGGCACCGGCTCGGTTGGCTTCCCGACGAATGCCCAGCGCCGGCCCGAGTTTCTGATTCTCGACGTGACCAATGACAATGATTGGCGGATCGAGAAATATGAGGTGGCGTATAATCGCGAGCAGGCGCGGGAGCGCGTTCGCGCGGGGCTGGGTGGCGAATGCAGCAAGGAGGTGGCGGAACGAATCGCGCGCTGGCTGTAG
- a CDS encoding cold-shock protein encodes MASGKVKWFDTKKGFGFIQQEGGPDVFVHYTSISGNGFKNLEEGQPVEFELVESPKGPKASNVTAK; translated from the coding sequence ATGGCATCTGGTAAAGTGAAGTGGTTCGATACGAAAAAGGGTTTTGGGTTCATTCAACAAGAAGGCGGCCCCGACGTGTTTGTGCATTACACGAGCATCTCCGGTAACGGCTTCAAAAATCTTGAGGAAGGTCAGCCCGTTGAGTTTGAGTTGGTCGAGTCCCCCAAGGGTCCGAAGGCGTCCAACGTCACGGCAAAATAA
- a CDS encoding response regulator has protein sequence MDFQNQPDLAVRPSDTIEFHAVLLVDDDKQLAQALQWILADANFLVDVANDGEEALVKVRANEYDAVVCDVMMPKLRGDEFYVKARDLRPILADRFIFITGFAADAKINLFLTQTDSKYLVKPFPIQHLISCLKELLD, from the coding sequence ATGGACTTCCAGAACCAACCTGACCTGGCCGTGCGGCCATCTGACACCATTGAATTCCACGCCGTTCTGCTGGTCGATGACGACAAGCAGTTGGCCCAGGCTCTCCAATGGATCCTCGCCGACGCAAATTTCCTTGTCGACGTCGCCAACGATGGCGAAGAGGCCCTCGTCAAAGTAAGGGCCAACGAGTACGACGCCGTGGTTTGCGATGTCATGATGCCGAAGTTGCGTGGTGACGAATTCTACGTCAAAGCGCGCGACCTCCGCCCCATTTTGGCCGACCGTTTCATTTTCATCACTGGCTTTGCCGCCGACGCAAAGATCAACCTGTTTCTGACACAGACCGATTCAAAATATCTCGTCAAGCCCTTTCCCATTCAACATCTCATCAGCTGCTTGAAGGAACTGCTGGACTAA
- a CDS encoding SAM-dependent methyltransferase: PEKVLGRLVTLKAGPHLSLTYRYATHDVTKNLPASDAASWVKERVGAHFRSALLNTTKRDWQLFVPESGVAKLTTHKPSSTAVPPRSHDQPRQTILDDSARDWLSGLDVVNDRGQVRPAMVDKHAQINHYLDIFTHLAKDCGWTEARGGVPTITDMGCGKGYLTFGLWHLFARFWKRPARVLGVEARPELVNSTNGLARKIRAEGLEFIAGTIESAALPKTDALIALHACDTATDHAIRRGIDLGAKLIIVAPCCHKEVRPQMGRPEPLAPVLEHGLMAERMAEWSTDGLRGLYLKWAGYQTKMIEFVSTEHTPKNLMIAAVRHSEPFTSRAARDHIAQFKEFFGIKHHSLDSLLAHGLGKS; the protein is encoded by the coding sequence CCCGAGAAAGTGTTGGGGCGATTGGTCACACTGAAGGCCGGTCCTCATCTGTCTCTCACCTATCGGTACGCAACACACGACGTCACCAAGAACTTGCCGGCCAGCGACGCGGCGAGTTGGGTGAAGGAACGGGTTGGCGCGCATTTTCGCAGCGCACTCCTCAATACCACCAAACGGGACTGGCAACTCTTCGTACCCGAGTCGGGCGTCGCGAAACTGACCACCCACAAACCTTCTTCGACCGCGGTTCCCCCACGCTCACACGATCAGCCGCGGCAAACAATCCTCGACGATTCCGCGCGCGATTGGCTCAGCGGATTGGACGTGGTTAATGATCGGGGACAGGTTCGTCCCGCAATGGTTGACAAGCATGCGCAAATCAACCATTACCTGGATATCTTCACGCACCTCGCGAAGGACTGCGGGTGGACGGAGGCTCGAGGTGGTGTACCAACGATCACCGACATGGGCTGCGGCAAGGGCTATCTGACGTTTGGTCTTTGGCACTTGTTTGCACGCTTTTGGAAGCGACCGGCTCGAGTGCTGGGTGTGGAAGCGCGGCCGGAGCTGGTCAACTCAACAAACGGACTCGCCCGCAAAATTCGGGCAGAAGGGCTGGAGTTCATAGCGGGCACAATTGAAAGCGCCGCCCTGCCCAAGACCGATGCGCTGATTGCCCTGCATGCCTGCGACACAGCCACGGACCACGCGATCCGTCGCGGCATCGATCTGGGCGCAAAGTTGATTATCGTGGCCCCGTGCTGCCACAAGGAGGTGCGTCCGCAGATGGGCCGTCCCGAACCGTTGGCGCCCGTGCTCGAACACGGCCTGATGGCCGAACGCATGGCGGAATGGTCCACCGATGGCTTGCGTGGGTTGTACCTGAAATGGGCCGGTTATCAGACGAAGATGATTGAATTCGTGTCGACCGAGCATACCCCCAAGAACCTGATGATTGCGGCGGTGCGCCATTCGGAACCGTTCACGTCAAGAGCCGCTCGCGACCATATCGCTCAGTTCAAGGAGTTCTTCGGAATCAAACACCACTCGTTGGATTCGCTACTTGCGCATGGACTGGGAAAAAGTTGA
- a CDS encoding small ribosomal subunit Rsm22 family protein — translation MDWEKVDWKALERLRGAFLDGTAGTQDYWHNECDLESYDQTFGQRIRWKWDYVLNELKQRGWSPPADGGKIIDWGCGSGIAARSFLEHFSADPSATFLFWDRSPLAMEYAAREARKAFPDIKVWLERPPEQMSGTLLISHAITELADAQLDELASSAAHATVVIWVEPGTYDASRRLITVRERLRGVFRVVSPCTHQAACGMLTPENDRHWCHHFAPSPPEVFMDGHWARFAKIAGVDLRSLPLSFLVLDKRPAQQSDRVRVIGRPRVYKAHALLLGCDSGGVREYRQTKREQPDEFRRLKKGKIPTYFSSPDKA, via the coding sequence ATGGACTGGGAAAAAGTTGACTGGAAAGCGCTGGAGCGGCTGCGCGGGGCGTTTCTCGATGGGACCGCCGGCACGCAGGATTACTGGCACAACGAGTGCGACCTGGAGAGCTACGACCAGACCTTCGGCCAGCGCATTCGTTGGAAGTGGGACTACGTTCTCAACGAACTGAAGCAACGAGGTTGGTCGCCGCCTGCAGATGGGGGAAAAATCATCGACTGGGGCTGCGGAAGCGGCATCGCCGCACGCTCGTTTCTGGAACATTTTAGCGCAGATCCATCCGCAACGTTTCTCTTCTGGGACCGCTCGCCATTGGCGATGGAATACGCTGCCCGCGAAGCGCGCAAAGCGTTTCCTGACATTAAGGTCTGGCTGGAAAGACCGCCCGAGCAAATGTCCGGCACACTCCTCATCAGCCACGCAATCACGGAACTGGCCGACGCCCAACTCGACGAATTGGCCAGTTCGGCCGCCCACGCAACGGTGGTGATTTGGGTTGAACCCGGAACCTACGATGCGAGCCGCAGATTAATCACGGTGCGAGAGCGGTTGCGCGGTGTGTTTCGAGTTGTGTCGCCCTGCACGCATCAGGCCGCGTGTGGAATGTTGACGCCCGAAAACGATCGGCACTGGTGTCACCACTTCGCGCCGTCGCCACCGGAGGTCTTCATGGATGGCCATTGGGCGCGGTTCGCGAAGATCGCCGGTGTCGATCTCCGCAGCCTGCCCCTGAGTTTTCTCGTTCTGGACAAACGCCCCGCGCAGCAATCCGACCGGGTGCGCGTTATCGGTCGACCCCGTGTTTACAAGGCCCACGCGCTCTTGCTAGGGTGCGATTCAGGTGGCGTGCGGGAATATCGGCAGACGAAACGCGAGCAGCCGGATGAGTTTCGTCGCTTGAAAAAGGGCAAAATCCCAACGTATTTTTCGAGTCCTGACAAGGCGTAG